One Mytilus trossulus isolate FHL-02 chromosome 5, PNRI_Mtr1.1.1.hap1, whole genome shotgun sequence DNA segment encodes these proteins:
- the LOC134717806 gene encoding uncharacterized protein LOC134717806, with product MGVVQCANLASNGGKCGVCGDPYQGPYPNEAGGIYAKGIIARTYKSGQDISVKIQITANHLGWFEFRLCVNNNISKKITHACLDKHLLKTSDTVHVVKQILVLNINMICIVSFTKRSRFSANSGIKELTLQLPKDLVCIQCVLQWKWRTANSPGGSEEEYYGCSDIAIEKSVLPTYSSLSTILKTSIRQPTRTHPVDMVQHITSTATLYSRW from the exons ATGGGGGTGGTCCAGTGCGCC AATCTTGCATCAAATGGTGGCAAATGTGGTGTATGTGGAGACCCATATCAAGGCCCTTACCCAAACGAGGCTGGCGGAATATATGCAAAAGGAATTATAGCCAGAACTTACAAATCTGGGCAGGATATCTctgtcaaaatacaaattacagCTAATCATCTCGGTTGGTTTGAGTTCAGACTTTGTGTTAATAACAATATTTCAAAGAAGATAACCCATGCTTGTCTAGACAAACATCTTCTAAAAACGAGTGATACCG TTCACGTAGTTAAACAAATCTTGGTTCTTAACATTAACATGATATGCATTGTTTCTTTCACAAAAAGGTCAAGGTTTTCTGCAAATTCAGGGATAAAAGAGTTGACTTTGCAACTACCTAAGGACCTCGTCTGTATTCAGTGTGTTCTTCAATGGAAATGGCGAACCG caAACAGTCCTGGAGGTTCAGAAGAAGAATATTATGGTTGTTCCGACATAGCAATTGAAAAGTCAGTCTTACCAACATACTCATCGTTGAGCACTATATTAAAAACATCGATCCGTCAACCTACAAGAACACATCCGGTGGATATGGTCCAACATATAACAAGTACAGCTACATTGTATTCCAGGTGGTAG